Sequence from the Prunus persica cultivar Lovell chromosome G5, Prunus_persica_NCBIv2, whole genome shotgun sequence genome:
CCCTTGTTGATCAAGATCATGGCACGTCCTTCCGATCTTGATCCTCGGGGTCTTGATGAAGATCTTGTGCTCGTTTCTTAAGAATTCCCTTCAAGTGGTCACAGATCATCAGCTGCGGAGTCGGTAGCAAAGAGGCCGGTGACTCTCCAACGGCGCTGTCACTATCTATCATGGGCCGTCCCTTTATCATATCAACTTCCCCCTCTTCGTTCATCATCACCATGTTACATGGAAGCTTCCCGGCGTAAAATTTTCTATCATTCTTTTGATGCCTGTACAGAGAGATCCCATTAAAGTACTAGCTAAAATTTGACAAATAGTATATACTGACCAAAGTTTCATTTTGATTAACTATCTTATCAGTCGTTTTGATTCTCATACTTTGAGATGTATGCCTAGCAAGGACGTAACCTAACTTGTATTAAGATTTTTTGTTACAATTGGTTCTTTATGGACGAAAATTTGTCTAAATAACAAAGTAGTCTTTCCGGTAAAAGTGTGTCCGAAGGAAAACCCTAGCTTTTGTTAATCCTAACCCATCACCTTCTATGAAAATCTTAACAGAAGTTAGGCTCCATCCTTATTGGACATACTTCTCAAAATCTGAAGAACTAAATAACTGAATAATGTCGAAATCTTTCACTGTAATGCATGGTATACCTATCGAAGACCACCCATGTCGCATGAAGGGTTGTAATTTGCTCAACAACCAGCAGCCGTGAGGGATAACCCATTATAACTTTCTTCTGGGGAAAAACCTGCAATTAACATTCCATACACATGCAGAATGTTAGACGAgcataagtatatatatatatatatatagagctcCATCGTTAACTATACCCCATATTTGTTGCAAAGGTCCACCACTTTTTGAAGCTTTAGATATTTGAGGTCGCTTTTCCactcatttttctctttgacAAATGACAATTCTTCTAGTCCCACCGGCCAAACATCCAGCCATGTCTTGGAAGAGACTGCACATTTACAATCACCACCCAAGTATTCCATTTTATATACGAAGCAAAACCTTGTTTGGATTAAAGTAAATAGCCAGCTATAGAAGCatgacatgtaaataaaatCAAGGAAAATTCTAGAGAACTTCGTCTTTTTATGTCATTTGTGTGTAATTCCATGAAATATTGAATaatcaattgtaaattaaCACATCAACACCTACACTATGTGGTCTAATTAAAAATCCAATACCCTTAAGCTTTTGGGGTGGCCGAAGTACTAGAGAGGGTGAGTAGGGAAATGAGTTAGGATTAGGCTAGGTCAATGGTTCGATTTCCTTCCACTATATAGCGTTAGGCGATTTTTGTGGTGCAGGCTTGTTTTATTACGTACTCAACTAGAATTAAAAGCTCAAGATTGCCATGCATTTAGATCACTCATATGCATATACTAAAGATTAATGGATTGAGGATACTAGAATCACAGTACTCACGGGGAATATTAAGCCATGGCATGACACCAAGAAGAGTGACAGTAGAGCCAGCGTTGATTACATTCTCAAGGGCCCATTCAAGCGGCTCCGTCGTGAACTCTTTCATCCCATCCATGACGATGAGCACATGTTTTGTAATGTTCATCGACTCTGATGACCCGTTCGGCATACGATATGTTGCCAGTGCTCTGTTGTTCCAGCTGACAACCGATTGTcgcattattattttcttcttcttccctcctcttttgaagaaaacaaCCATATTATGTAAaagttaacaatttttttaaaactttactAAGCCGGCTTAGTTCTTGTGCCAATCTTCAAcatagagagaagaaaaaaaaaaattgatcaaGTACCGAAATCGGAATTGTTACAAGGGCTCAACATTTCTTAAATAGATCCCAACTTTGTCATGAGGGAAAAACTAAACTCAGGGATTGATCAAACCGAGGAGTGTACATAGTTATAGTACTTTGACACAAACAAAGATACGTTGGCAATCTACTGTCATGCCTAGGAGTATAGGATTTcacaaattttggttttcccTAGATTAATATAAGATGCTCATTCCTAAATCTTATCTCCAACCTCTAACCTAATTGACTAATTGATGAGCCGGGGCCTATTGTTACTAGGAAGTTGTAGGCTCACCAACAATTATTATAGTGATCATGTCAAAGTCTTTGTCCTGTTCTTTTTCATGTTTCGAGCATACGCATGTGTCTTCTCCTTTGTGGATTTTATGTTGGATACCGATGACAACTTTCATTGGTTGGCCAAAGCACCaatagttttcttttcttatccaAATTGCAACATTACTCCAAGAGAAGTAACGTCAAGCCCAGTTAtctagtttttttcttcttcttgttttgcatACTCAACCTAAGCATTTTGTATTAGTAATAATGCTACAAAGCActatattttgttttagaaATTGCACCCGAATTAACGAGTGCAGATGACAACTTTTTTGGTGTGTTAATAACAGCTCCCTAGTTTAAAGGGTTAGTATTAAGGCTTTATGGGT
This genomic interval carries:
- the LOC18776623 gene encoding uncharacterized protein LOC18776623 — its product is MNITKHVLIVMDGMKEFTTEPLEWALENVINAGSTVTLLGVMPWLNIPLSSKTWLDVWPVGLEELSFVKEKNEWKSDLKYLKLQKVVDLCNKYGVFPQKKVIMGYPSRLLVVEQITTLHATWVVFDRHQKNDRKFYAGKLPCNMVMMNEEGEVDMIKGRPMIDSDSAVGESPASLLPTPQLMICDHLKGILKKRAQDLHQDPEDQDRKDVP